The genomic segment AACGTGTATCAGGGCCTTGTAGCACGTTCTTCGGAAAACAAAGTAGTGCCAGCCATCGCCTCATCATGGAGCAAATCTGATGATGGACTGACATATACTTTCAAACTTAATACCGATATGAACTTCTCCAATGGAGACGTGCTTGACGCTAAGGATGTGGTGTGGTCCATCCAAGAGCTGGTTGATAAGCAATACACTGATGCAGATGTGTTGTCGACTATGAAGTCGATTACAGCAACAGACGATAACACTGTGGTCATCACACTCAATAAACCCTATTCCGCTTTGCTTTGGGCGCTCACTGGTAGGGCAGGATTGGTGTTTGACAAAGATGCCAGCTATGATGCCAAAACTCAGGCAATAGGCTCTGGCTCTTTCTTACTGAGTTCATTTAGACAAGGCGATTCCATTACACTCACCGCCAATGCTAAGTATTGGGGTAGCGCTAAAGCGAAAACACAAGAGATTATCATCCGATATTTTGCTGATGATAATGCAGCAGTTAATGCACTCAAAAGTGGTGATGTGCAAGTACTGGCACCAATCACTGAAAATCTCGCCTCAACCTTCTCCAATAATGATGATTACGTCGTAAAAGCTGGTGATGATACTGACAAGTTTGTGCTTGCGTTCAACTCCACTGGAGCTTCCACGTCAGATAAGCGTGTAAGACAGGCAATCAGATACGCGATAAATAATGAGGAGCTGATTGCAGCTCGGGGTGGTTCAGATGCTGCTCTCGGCGGGCCAATCCCATCCCTGGATCCAGGGTATGAGGATTTGACTGATTTGTATCCATATAATCCCACCAAAGCGAAGTCGCTGCTTGCTGAAGCAGGTTACACAACAGCGAATCCTCTCAAGTTACGTTTTGAGTATGCGAATATTTATGGGACAGAAATCGGTGATCAATTGAAATCTCAGTTGAAAGCGGTCGGCATAGATCTTCAGGTGAATGTTGTGGAGTTCTCTGCATGGTTACAAGATGTGTAC from the Bifidobacterium sp. genome contains:
- a CDS encoding ABC transporter substrate-binding protein yields the protein MSQNIEPENSNPDSAEPSDNTSGNAEVDYTEPTSAASDITASGSTDETLNAASKIPKRRNSWLWVLIAVIVVIAVSAGAWVFSSLRSTPTATGTVAKSVTVGLKLAPTNLDIRNESGSALDQVLIGNVYQGLVARSSENKVVPAIASSWSKSDDGLTYTFKLNTDMNFSNGDVLDAKDVVWSIQELVDKQYTDADVLSTMKSITATDDNTVVITLNKPYSALLWALTGRAGLVFDKDASYDAKTQAIGSGSFLLSSFRQGDSITLTANAKYWGSAKAKTQEIIIRYFADDNAAVNALKSGDVQVLAPITENLASTFSNNDDYVVKAGDDTDKFVLAFNSTGASTSDKRVRQAIRYAINNEELIAARGGSDAALGGPIPSLDPGYEDLTDLYPYNPTKAKSLLAEAGYTTANPLKLRFEYANIYGTEIGDQLKSQLKAVGIDLQVNVVEFSAWLQDVYTNKDYDLSLVDHNESHDFYQWADPDYYYNYDNPTVQDLYAKAVAATSDTEEESYLRQAARLVSEDAPADWLFNYRVTTAYAKGVSGFPVNLNQSLLPLSNLVYVRS